The proteins below are encoded in one region of candidate division TA06 bacterium:
- a CDS encoding cyclic nucleotide-binding domain-containing protein yields the protein MSQIIEALTNNHLFSSLTPDELERIAKLIFLRSYRQGRTLFFEGTPGEVMYLIHSGQVGIYKSVPGKDDLLLAVLNPGSFFGEMSLVDAQPRSATARITEDAELVVITKKVFDQMLLTDPGITSKILVALLKVALGRLRSTDEKFKSLKPA from the coding sequence ATGTCCCAGATCATTGAAGCCCTGACCAACAATCACCTTTTCTCTTCGCTTACCCCGGATGAGCTGGAGCGGATAGCCAAGCTTATTTTCCTGCGCAGTTACCGCCAGGGCCGGACCCTGTTCTTTGAGGGCACGCCGGGAGAGGTGATGTACCTGATCCATTCCGGTCAGGTGGGCATATACAAGTCGGTCCCCGGCAAGGATGACCTGCTTTTGGCGGTCCTGAACCCAGGCAGTTTTTTCGGGGAGATGTCCCTGGTGGACGCCCAGCCCCGCTCGGCCACCGCCCGGATCACCGAGGACGCCGAGCTGGTGGTGATCACCAAAAAGGTCTTTGACCAGATGCTGCTGACCGATCCCGGCATCACCTCCAAGATACTGGTGGCCCTGCTGAAAGTGGCCCTGGGCAGACTGCGCTCCACTGACGAAAAATTCAAAAGTTTGAAACCGGCCTAG
- a CDS encoding cyclic nucleotide-binding domain-containing protein, which produces MSSINNLRDFLLFQELAEDEMMRLTQLFSTEAEDFMPGAIICQKDAPGDSMYLIKSGKVQISLPTDQGDVVLAELGPGKFFGEMSLLDKAPRSANVNAVESTELYILTRKHIAFLMDKEAKIAAKMMLAMSRILSARIRVMDERIQDSFATE; this is translated from the coding sequence ATGAGCTCCATCAATAACCTCAGGGATTTTCTGCTTTTCCAGGAACTGGCCGAAGACGAGATGATGCGCCTGACCCAGCTGTTTTCCACCGAGGCAGAGGATTTCATGCCCGGCGCCATCATCTGCCAGAAGGACGCCCCCGGCGACAGTATGTACCTGATCAAGAGCGGCAAGGTCCAGATAAGCCTGCCCACCGATCAGGGCGACGTTGTGCTGGCCGAGCTGGGGCCGGGAAAGTTCTTTGGTGAAATGTCCCTGCTGGACAAGGCCCCCCGTTCGGCCAATGTCAACGCGGTGGAGAGCACCGAGCTGTATATTCTGACCCGCAAGCACATCGCTTTTCTGATGGATAAAGAAGCCAAGATCGCGGCCAAGATGATGCTGGCTATGTCCCGGATCCTGTCGGCCCGGATCAGGGTGATGGACGAACGGATCCAGGATTCGTTTGCCACGGAATAG
- the lpxK gene encoding tetraacyldisaccharide 4'-kinase, with product MIFSDIIKIAFLWPFSLLYGLIMELRVGAYKAGLFRGHKAAVPVISIGNITVGGTGKTPMAIYVAQILMGQGFRTAVLSRGYKRKSKTNPSASLRARNQKQKTLVVSDGISVLCQADEAGDEPFLMASRLLGTKERPGALVIVGRDRAAGAEKAVELGAQVIVLDDGFQHLRLKRDLDIVLLDDGQRPYDNGWLLPAGMLREPVRALRRAGAIVLTRCNNQNSEFRIQNSEAAMFKTRHNAGLPYGFADSLSADMDKLKKARIILFSGIAKPGSFEQIVRQAGLSFATHIKYPDHHHYTRENLKQITGMAQGCDYLLTTEKDAVKLPPGLDLGKPLLVLPVEIGFMDEAQQQIFNQLVLDGAKLK from the coding sequence ATGATTTTTTCAGATATCATAAAGATCGCTTTCCTTTGGCCTTTTTCCCTGCTTTACGGGTTGATAATGGAGCTGAGGGTTGGCGCCTATAAGGCAGGTTTGTTCAGGGGTCATAAAGCTGCGGTCCCGGTCATCTCCATCGGCAACATCACGGTTGGAGGCACCGGCAAGACGCCGATGGCCATTTATGTGGCGCAGATCCTGATGGGCCAAGGCTTTCGAACGGCGGTGCTTTCGCGGGGATACAAAAGAAAATCAAAAACCAACCCTTCGGCATCGCTCAGGGCAAGAAATCAAAAACAAAAAACACTGGTGGTCAGCGACGGCATCTCGGTCCTGTGCCAGGCCGATGAGGCGGGGGATGAGCCGTTTCTGATGGCCTCGCGTCTGCTGGGGACAAAAGAGCGACCAGGCGCATTGGTCATCGTCGGCCGGGACCGGGCGGCCGGGGCGGAGAAGGCCGTGGAACTGGGGGCGCAGGTCATAGTGCTGGACGACGGCTTCCAGCACCTGCGGCTGAAGCGCGATCTGGACATCGTCCTGTTGGACGACGGCCAGAGGCCTTATGACAACGGCTGGTTGCTGCCGGCCGGGATGCTGCGGGAGCCGGTCAGAGCGCTGCGGAGGGCGGGGGCCATAGTGCTGACCAGGTGCAACAATCAGAATTCAGAATTCAGAATTCAGAATTCTGAAGCCGCAATGTTTAAGACCCGGCATAACGCCGGACTGCCGTATGGGTTTGCTGACAGCCTATCGGCGGACATGGATAAACTGAAGAAGGCTAGGATAATTTTGTTCTCCGGTATTGCCAAGCCGGGATCCTTTGAACAGATCGTCAGGCAGGCCGGGCTTTCTTTTGCAACCCACATAAAATATCCCGACCATCATCACTATACCCGGGAGAACTTAAAGCAGATCACCGGGATGGCCCAGGGTTGCGATTACCTGTTGACCACCGAAAAGGACGCGGTAAAACTTCCACCCGGTCTTGACCTCGGCAAACCGTTGCTGGTGCTGCCGGTGGAGATAGGGTTCATGGACGAAGCTCAGCAACAAATATTCAATCAACTAGTGTTGGATGGGGCTAAACTAAAATGA
- the nadA gene encoding quinolinate synthase NadA, translated as MTLAEYQKLPNEKLYGIIAGLKRQKDAVFLVHNYQTLEVQKIADFLGDSLALAQAAVQVQARVIVFCGVHFMAESAKLLNPFKKVIMPDRSAGCPMADMITAEALIAAKKQYGDPLVVAYVNSSAAVKAQSHICCTSSNAVKVVNSLPRDRQILFVPDRNLGSYASKISERELILWPGFCFVHNRFTAEDVKAAREEHPGARLIVHPECRPEVVALADQAASTSGMVKAVSEQSGTSEWIIGTEMGLVEQLSQSHPGQGIYPLARHAVCQNMKMTTLAKVAWALENEENEISLPGETAGKARESLERMLAL; from the coding sequence ATGACGCTGGCCGAATACCAAAAACTTCCGAACGAAAAGCTTTACGGCATCATAGCTGGCCTGAAGCGGCAAAAGGACGCGGTTTTTCTAGTTCACAATTACCAGACCCTGGAGGTGCAGAAGATCGCCGATTTTCTGGGCGATTCCCTGGCTCTGGCCCAGGCCGCGGTTCAGGTTCAGGCCAGGGTCATCGTCTTTTGCGGGGTGCACTTCATGGCTGAAAGCGCCAAGTTGCTGAACCCGTTTAAAAAGGTCATCATGCCCGATCGGAGCGCCGGCTGCCCCATGGCCGACATGATCACGGCTGAGGCCCTGATAGCCGCCAAAAAGCAATACGGCGATCCGCTGGTGGTGGCCTATGTCAACAGTTCGGCGGCGGTGAAGGCCCAGAGCCACATCTGCTGCACTTCCTCCAATGCGGTGAAAGTGGTGAACTCCCTGCCCCGCGACCGGCAGATACTGTTCGTGCCGGACAGGAATCTTGGTTCCTATGCCTCCAAAATTTCGGAACGGGAACTGATACTATGGCCGGGATTCTGCTTTGTGCACAATCGTTTCACGGCAGAAGATGTAAAGGCCGCCCGGGAGGAGCATCCCGGCGCCCGGCTGATAGTGCATCCCGAGTGCCGGCCGGAGGTGGTAGCGCTGGCCGACCAAGCGGCATCCACTTCGGGGATGGTCAAGGCGGTCAGCGAACAAAGCGGGACAAGCGAGTGGATAATCGGCACCGAGATGGGACTGGTGGAACAGTTAAGTCAAAGCCACCCCGGCCAAGGGATATACCCGCTGGCCCGCCATGCGGTCTGCCAGAATATGAAAATGACCACGCTGGCCAAGGTGGCCTGGGCATTGGAAAATGAGGAAAATGAGATCAGCCTGCCGGGAGAGACGGCGGGAAAAGCCAGGGAGTCTTTGGAAAGGATGCTGGCGCTTTAA
- a CDS encoding winged helix-turn-helix domain-containing protein → MWTPIIGQNAGVLWKMLNTKDEQNLSALKKQAKLDDKQLYLALGWLAREDKVKFTQSKQQVIVFLK, encoded by the coding sequence ATGTGGACTCCGATCATAGGTCAAAATGCAGGCGTTTTGTGGAAAATGCTAAACACCAAGGATGAGCAAAACCTCAGCGCTCTGAAAAAGCAGGCCAAGTTGGACGACAAGCAACTTTATCTGGCGTTGGGTTGGCTGGCTCGGGAAGACAAGGTGAAATTTACCCAAAGCAAGCAACAAGTCATTGTTTTCCTGAAATAA
- a CDS encoding hemerythrin family protein codes for MPQMQWTDELSVNIQTIDDQHKKLIGLINSLYTAMKVGHGKSVLDQVLTEMTNYAAYHFKTEKDLFERYQYPDTIQHLQEHNEFAKTINGLKEKHEKGQLTASIETMLFLREWLSKHILETDKKYVPFLKDKGVI; via the coding sequence ATGCCACAAATGCAATGGACCGATGAATTAAGCGTGAACATCCAGACAATCGATGATCAACACAAAAAACTTATCGGACTCATTAATAGTCTGTATACGGCCATGAAGGTGGGCCATGGAAAATCAGTGCTTGACCAGGTGTTAACGGAAATGACGAACTATGCCGCCTATCATTTCAAAACTGAAAAAGATTTATTTGAACGTTACCAGTATCCTGATACCATACAACACCTGCAAGAACATAATGAGTTTGCAAAGACAATAAACGGGTTAAAGGAAAAACATGAAAAGGGGCAGCTTACCGCCAGCATAGAAACCATGCTCTTTTTGCGGGAATGGCTGTCCAAACATATTTTAGAAACCGATAAAAAGTACGTGCCGTTTTTGAAAGACAAGGGTGTCATTTAA
- a CDS encoding PAS domain S-box protein, translating into MRAKAEKRATRELIVLLVILSVILLAIVLGSMYFYRRQAKTIAEAQKQNLAMVADLKCFMIENWYQERMNNAWGIADSRSFAETAFRWFANPADGSLKEAVATRIGSLMRYKQYSAILLLKPDGTVMMAANDTSKHTGPRVNGLTRQALNTRQIVTSDIYFCPVAKHPHLDFIAPINLGRKKVGVMLLRVDPKTYFYPFINNWPTSSRTSETLLIERDGDSVLFMNDVRHKKGTALKMREPLSKKELPAVMAVTGKTGTVEGRDYRGMPVLAAIRKISGTNWYMVAKVDSDEVYAPIKSLFTIIALLAVILSIAVTGAMGMVWYRRRHHYLRSIMTAEMQLQEANQKLIESNQELEASVEELTASEQELRTAEEELQQQYAQLQKSEERYHSTLDNMQEGCQIVDRNWRYVYINDAAERHNRKPKAEMLGNVMADMWPGIETTGVYAAERRCMEDAVSCIMENEFVFSDGTKGWFALSILPVPEGIFILSVDITLRKRAELEQKLTVEILQLLNRAEESHQIVEDILDTIKPITGCEALAIRLKDNGDYPYYMTNGFPKEFVEKERSLCARTIQGDLVTGPDGKPFLECMCGNIIKGRTDPTKSFFTPGGSFWSNYTSELLASTNDADRQTHTRNYCNKMGYESVALIPLKSEDDIIGLLQLNDRTKNKFTREFIEYLEGIGSSIGIALSRKKHQMEIQAQRQQLMANNEELMAAEQELKAAEEELKQQLEELVKNQEALYQSVEQFRLLFENAPDAIYIQIDGKFKYANTACLRLYAADKAGQLLGTAVSERIHPDCRELAGERDRTLIQERKAVPLVEYRHVRLDGTLVDVEVSAVPFVYKNESGALVFVRDISRRKSIEEELRHSQKIEAIGLLAGGVAHDFNNMLAGIIGNAELLTIKLLRDKELSGYVNNIANAAEHAASLTRQLLTFARKGQMIRQPVDIHKLITDTCNILGKTIDRRIMVKWNFGAPRPVVVGDPSQLENMLLNLGVNARDAMPKGGVLTYSTQEKLLDAGFIVGRGYSIEPGKYMLVSVSDTGCGMDEGTKRRIFEPFFTTKDSGKGTGLGLASVYGTVMSHLGVIEVESKLGEGATFNIYLPLAQAEVLVETEKDITISAESGHGRILLVDDEEMIRKMAENLLVYLGYEVHTCRDGAEAVSYYADNGKEINLVIMDMIMPVMNGMDAFLELKRINPSVKVLISSGFSASGETHEMLKLGVIDFIGKPYRVTELSAKIKKAIEGE; encoded by the coding sequence ATGAGAGCAAAAGCTGAGAAACGCGCTACTCGGGAATTGATAGTATTGCTTGTTATTTTGTCGGTGATTCTTCTTGCGATTGTTTTAGGATCAATGTATTTTTACCGACGACAGGCCAAAACAATAGCCGAAGCTCAGAAGCAGAATCTGGCAATGGTAGCTGATCTCAAATGCTTCATGATAGAAAATTGGTACCAGGAGAGGATGAATAATGCCTGGGGCATTGCCGACAGCCGCTCCTTTGCGGAGACTGCGTTCCGTTGGTTTGCAAATCCCGCGGATGGCTCTTTGAAGGAAGCTGTGGCCACTCGCATAGGGTCTTTAATGAGGTACAAACAATATAGCGCCATTTTGCTGCTTAAGCCAGATGGCACGGTGATGATGGCTGCCAATGACACCAGTAAACATACCGGTCCGAGGGTAAATGGCCTTACCCGCCAAGCGCTCAATACCAGACAGATTGTTACCAGTGATATTTACTTTTGTCCCGTAGCCAAACACCCCCACTTGGATTTTATCGCGCCGATAAACCTCGGACGTAAAAAAGTGGGGGTGATGCTTTTGAGGGTTGATCCAAAGACGTATTTCTATCCCTTCATCAACAATTGGCCAACCTCCAGCCGGACTTCCGAGACTTTATTGATAGAACGAGATGGAGATTCGGTGCTTTTTATGAACGATGTTCGTCATAAAAAGGGTACTGCCCTGAAAATGCGAGAGCCGTTATCGAAAAAAGAACTTCCGGCGGTGATGGCGGTAACAGGAAAAACAGGGACAGTAGAGGGACGAGATTACCGAGGCATGCCGGTACTGGCCGCCATTAGAAAAATATCTGGTACAAACTGGTATATGGTAGCCAAGGTGGACTCTGATGAAGTGTATGCGCCAATAAAAAGTTTGTTTACGATCATTGCCTTACTGGCCGTTATTCTTTCAATTGCGGTCACTGGAGCGATGGGTATGGTTTGGTATCGTCGCCGGCATCATTACTTAAGGTCCATTATGACGGCTGAAATGCAACTTCAGGAGGCCAATCAGAAGCTTATCGAGAGCAATCAGGAATTGGAAGCTTCAGTTGAGGAGCTGACCGCTTCTGAGCAAGAACTCAGAACAGCCGAGGAGGAACTCCAACAGCAATATGCTCAATTGCAAAAAAGCGAAGAGAGATACCACTCAACGCTTGACAATATGCAAGAGGGATGTCAGATAGTAGATCGCAATTGGCGGTATGTGTATATTAACGATGCTGCCGAAAGACACAACCGCAAACCAAAAGCCGAAATGTTGGGTAATGTTATGGCCGATATGTGGCCGGGCATAGAAACTACCGGGGTGTATGCCGCCGAACGCCGCTGCATGGAAGATGCCGTCTCCTGTATTATGGAAAATGAATTTGTTTTTTCCGATGGAACCAAGGGGTGGTTTGCTTTAAGCATATTGCCGGTGCCCGAAGGTATATTTATTCTATCTGTGGACATAACGTTGCGAAAACGAGCAGAACTTGAACAAAAGCTAACGGTGGAAATATTGCAATTATTGAATCGAGCCGAGGAATCCCATCAAATTGTTGAAGATATACTTGATACAATAAAACCCATTACCGGCTGCGAGGCCTTGGCTATCCGGCTAAAAGATAATGGCGATTACCCGTATTACATGACAAACGGCTTTCCCAAAGAATTTGTTGAAAAAGAACGAAGCTTATGCGCCCGTACCATCCAAGGTGATTTGGTGACGGGTCCGGACGGCAAACCTTTTTTGGAGTGTATGTGCGGCAATATAATAAAAGGACGCACCGATCCGACGAAATCATTTTTTACCCCAGGAGGCAGTTTTTGGAGCAATTATACTTCAGAATTGCTTGCTTCGACTAACGATGCCGACCGCCAAACGCATACACGCAATTATTGTAATAAGATGGGTTACGAGTCGGTGGCGTTAATTCCTTTAAAATCCGAAGACGATATAATAGGGCTGTTGCAGTTGAATGATCGCACAAAAAACAAATTTACCCGGGAATTTATAGAATATTTAGAAGGCATAGGCTCCAGTATTGGGATCGCTTTAAGCCGTAAAAAACATCAAATGGAAATTCAGGCGCAAAGGCAACAATTGATGGCCAACAACGAAGAACTGATGGCGGCCGAGCAAGAATTGAAAGCAGCTGAGGAAGAGCTGAAACAGCAACTGGAGGAACTGGTAAAGAATCAAGAAGCACTTTACCAAAGTGTTGAACAGTTCCGGCTATTATTTGAAAACGCTCCAGATGCCATCTATATTCAAATTGACGGGAAATTTAAATATGCCAATACTGCCTGTCTCCGCCTCTATGCAGCGGATAAGGCAGGTCAGTTGTTGGGTACAGCTGTATCTGAACGGATCCATCCTGATTGCCGTGAATTGGCGGGTGAGAGGGATAGAACCCTGATTCAGGAACGCAAAGCGGTTCCTCTGGTAGAGTATAGGCATGTAAGATTAGACGGAACACTGGTGGATGTGGAAGTATCTGCGGTGCCATTTGTATACAAGAATGAATCAGGCGCATTGGTTTTTGTAAGAGATATCAGCCGCCGGAAAAGTATCGAGGAGGAGTTGCGCCACTCACAGAAAATAGAGGCCATTGGTCTTTTGGCGGGAGGAGTGGCTCATGACTTCAATAATATGTTGGCTGGGATCATTGGCAACGCTGAACTTCTGACTATAAAACTATTAAGAGATAAAGAACTATCAGGGTATGTTAACAACATTGCTAATGCTGCTGAGCATGCCGCTTCTCTTACCCGCCAACTATTGACCTTTGCAAGAAAGGGCCAAATGATCCGGCAACCTGTTGACATCCATAAACTGATAACAGATACATGTAATATTTTAGGAAAGACCATAGATCGCCGGATAATGGTAAAATGGAATTTTGGAGCTCCCCGGCCAGTGGTCGTCGGGGATCCCTCCCAATTGGAAAATATGTTATTAAATCTTGGGGTTAATGCCAGGGATGCCATGCCAAAGGGTGGAGTGCTGACTTACTCTACCCAGGAAAAATTGCTGGATGCCGGTTTTATAGTCGGTCGCGGTTATTCCATAGAACCAGGAAAATATATGCTGGTATCCGTTTCTGACACCGGGTGCGGGATGGATGAAGGAACCAAACGCCGCATATTTGAACCATTCTTTACCACTAAGGACTCCGGAAAAGGAACAGGGTTGGGTCTGGCCAGCGTGTACGGAACGGTTATGAGCCATTTAGGTGTAATCGAGGTTGAAAGCAAACTTGGTGAAGGGGCAACTTTTAACATTTATCTACCGCTGGCTCAAGCCGAGGTATTGGTGGAAACTGAAAAGGATATAACGATATCTGCAGAATCTGGTCATGGAAGGATATTGCTGGTTGACGACGAAGAGATGATCCGGAAAATGGCCGAAAACTTGCTTGTTTATCTAGGCTATGAAGTGCACACTTGCCGGGATGGGGCAGAAGCTGTAAGTTACTATGCTGACAATGGCAAGGAAATAAACCTCGTTATAATGGATATGATCATGCCGGTGATGAACGGAATGGACGCTTTCCTTGAATTAAAAAGAATAAACCCGTCGGTAAAGGTATTAATATCCTCCGGTTTCAGTGCGAGCGGAGAAACACATGAAATGTTAAAACTTGGCGTCATAGATTTTATAGGAAAACCTTACCGCGTGACGGAACTATCGGCAAAAATCAAGAAAGCTATCGAAGGGGAATGA
- a CDS encoding helix-turn-helix transcriptional regulator, translating to MNILLIIGKRIKALRKDAKYTQADLAEITGLSDNYIALLECGHRSPSIETLDKISKALNVHISSFFIFDQEKSTEYTHKQLLEKLIKTCKEQDTDDIDLALKIIDLVREKKIKK from the coding sequence ATGAATATACTTTTAATAATTGGAAAAAGAATAAAAGCGTTACGTAAAGACGCTAAATATACTCAGGCCGACTTAGCTGAAATTACTGGTTTGAGTGATAATTACATTGCCCTGTTAGAATGTGGCCATAGATCCCCCTCTATTGAAACACTCGACAAAATATCTAAAGCTTTGAATGTGCATATCAGTAGTTTTTTCATTTTCGACCAAGAGAAAAGTACCGAATATACACATAAACAATTATTAGAAAAACTGATTAAAACATGCAAAGAACAGGACACCGACGATATTGACCTTGCTCTTAAGATTATTGATTTAGTAAGGGAAAAGAAAATCAAAAAATAA
- a CDS encoding outer membrane beta-barrel protein — translation MKNRIPILIIIGAIVCCNVARGDIGAKMGYFVPAEKSIKEIYGSGGLTFGLDGVFWRANNVGFGVSLDYFRKSGTPVFIINGDTVETSDTAIARDASCKITFIPITCNVYYKLGNKDAVVRPYIGGGMGFYLANEELKAVIYGDDRFGSASKTEIGFQVLGGIESKIGDKSKLVAEIKYSIASASGEGGLAGETVDMGGLTLSAGIRF, via the coding sequence ATGAAAAATAGAATACCTATTTTGATTATCATTGGCGCGATTGTCTGCTGTAATGTCGCCCGAGGGGATATCGGAGCTAAAATGGGCTATTTTGTGCCTGCTGAAAAATCCATTAAAGAAATATACGGATCAGGCGGGCTTACTTTTGGTTTGGATGGCGTTTTCTGGAGGGCAAATAATGTCGGATTTGGAGTTTCCCTCGATTATTTCCGCAAGTCAGGAACGCCTGTATTTATCATCAACGGAGATACCGTGGAGACCTCCGATACTGCAATTGCGCGAGATGCTTCCTGCAAGATCACATTCATACCCATAACCTGCAACGTGTATTACAAATTAGGAAATAAAGATGCCGTAGTCCGACCGTATATCGGCGGGGGCATGGGTTTCTATCTTGCCAACGAGGAGCTTAAAGCTGTTATCTATGGTGATGACAGGTTCGGCTCTGCCTCGAAGACAGAAATTGGTTTTCAGGTTCTGGGAGGAATAGAAAGCAAGATAGGCGATAAATCAAAACTGGTTGCAGAAATTAAATATTCAATTGCCTCAGCGTCGGGCGAAGGCGGGTTGGCCGGGGAAACTGTAGATATGGGCGGACTGACGCTAAGCGCCGGTATCAGGTTTTAA
- a CDS encoding porin family protein yields MGKIKGIIMVLLAFALLFIPLVGFAAGNSDGISANLGIYLPQGGDDSYDAIKSGMGFTLGYEHCVSQNTIVLARAGYIRWGTTENDEYLSNIPLMAGVKFRLGSGSSVYPYFLADLGLNMWSWMERGEQSYSHQDLGFGFGAGLEFPLNSNVNFDLSGKYSIISWPSDWCEESFKNIEIGVGIKYLLK; encoded by the coding sequence ATGGGTAAGATCAAAGGAATAATAATGGTGTTATTGGCTTTTGCATTGCTGTTCATTCCATTGGTTGGGTTTGCTGCAGGGAACAGCGACGGGATATCAGCCAACCTGGGGATATATCTGCCCCAGGGAGGAGATGATTCATACGATGCTATAAAAAGCGGGATGGGATTTACATTAGGCTACGAGCATTGTGTGAGTCAAAATACTATAGTGTTGGCCAGAGCCGGTTATATCAGATGGGGCACGACGGAGAATGATGAGTATCTATCCAATATACCGCTTATGGCAGGGGTCAAATTTCGTCTGGGTAGTGGTTCATCCGTCTACCCCTACTTTTTAGCTGACCTTGGGCTTAATATGTGGTCCTGGATGGAACGTGGGGAGCAATCATATAGTCATCAGGATCTCGGCTTTGGCTTTGGCGCCGGTTTGGAGTTCCCATTAAACAGTAATGTGAATTTTGATCTTTCAGGGAAATACAGCATCATATCTTGGCCGTCAGACTGGTGTGAGGAAAGCTTCAAGAATATTGAGATCGGCGTGGGGATAAAATATCTTTTGAAGTAA
- a CDS encoding helix-turn-helix transcriptional regulator translates to MSTFMKQISSQIRRIRKEQGLTQTMLAEKSGLNFRYIGFIEQGRISTSVKTIEKITKALGIEMCDLCAGAKVKKKKRTPKEPTAKEQAIERVSKQLRKSNIKRIRTFEKILRLLK, encoded by the coding sequence ATGTCCACTTTCATGAAACAAATAAGTTCCCAAATACGCCGAATACGCAAGGAACAGGGCCTTACTCAAACCATGTTAGCTGAGAAGTCCGGGTTAAATTTTCGTTATATCGGCTTTATAGAGCAGGGCCGGATCAGCACTTCCGTAAAAACCATAGAAAAGATAACCAAAGCCCTTGGCATTGAAATGTGCGACTTATGTGCTGGCGCAAAGGTTAAGAAAAAGAAACGTACGCCTAAAGAGCCAACCGCAAAAGAACAGGCAATAGAACGTGTTTCAAAGCAATTGAGGAAATCAAATATTAAGAGAATTAGAACATTTGAGAAAATTCTGCGTTTACTGAAATAG